In Deltaproteobacteria bacterium, the following proteins share a genomic window:
- a CDS encoding GrpB family protein: MEKIIGPYKKPQATFNPYDHRAPEVAKYLKKQIELCVPRVTIEHIGSTAIPSCSGKGVVDLMALYPKESLDVVKSLLSAMGFQRQGKEFRNRFPDTRPVMMGTFEYDNTSFLIYVHVIHEDSYEAIRFRIFRDRLCNDSELLSAYIAEKKRIISEGVTDTDNYAEMKQSIIQRILGDDYDEKSHSES; the protein is encoded by the coding sequence ATGGAAAAAATAATTGGCCCATATAAGAAACCGCAGGCTACATTTAATCCTTACGATCATAGGGCTCCAGAAGTTGCTAAATATTTGAAAAAACAAATAGAATTATGCGTACCAAGAGTGACTATCGAACACATTGGCAGTACAGCTATACCAAGCTGTTCTGGCAAAGGTGTAGTAGATTTGATGGCACTCTATCCAAAGGAATCTCTTGATGTCGTTAAATCACTACTTTCAGCAATGGGATTTCAAAGACAAGGCAAAGAATTTAGAAATAGGTTTCCTGATACAAGGCCAGTAATGATGGGAACATTTGAATATGATAACACTTCCTTTCTTATATATGTTCATGTCATTCATGAAGACTCATACGAGGCAATCCGATTTCGAATCTTTCGTGACAGATTATGCAATGACTCTGAATTACTTTCCGCTTACATAGCGGAGAAAAAACGCATTATTTCGGAGGGAGTAACTGATACTGATAACTATGCTGAAATGAAACAATCTATTATTCAACGAATACTGGGCGATGATTACGATGAAAAAAGTCACTCAGAAAGTTAA
- a CDS encoding cytochrome c — MDKNKKGRIILLPGLFSVFIILSLVIGLSHISMAQQGPGYRKQRTFTPPKDERQLVSMPDGVKLVLRLDMISHLSALNEILVNISTGDLDAAAEVAELKLGKSSMGKHRGTGMGPGRFMPQDMHDIAFSMHQAASSFAELAKKKGDLKGVYEALQEITAHCVSCHSAYRIQ, encoded by the coding sequence ATGGATAAAAATAAAAAAGGGAGAATCATACTTCTGCCGGGACTATTTTCAGTGTTTATTATCTTGTCACTTGTCATTGGCCTTTCACACATATCCATGGCACAGCAAGGGCCTGGATATAGAAAACAAAGGACTTTTACACCTCCAAAAGATGAACGCCAGTTAGTCTCCATGCCCGATGGGGTAAAGCTGGTCCTGCGTCTGGATATGATTTCACATTTGAGCGCTTTAAACGAAATTTTGGTCAACATTTCAACGGGTGACCTCGATGCGGCTGCAGAAGTCGCTGAGTTAAAGCTGGGGAAAAGTTCCATGGGAAAACATAGAGGTACCGGCATGGGGCCTGGACGCTTTATGCCGCAGGATATGCACGATATCGCTTTTAGCATGCATCAGGCTGCAAGCAGTTTTGCAGAACTTGCGAAAAAGAAGGGAGATTTAAAGGGAGTTTATGAGGCCTTACAGGAAATAACCGCCCATTGCGTCAGTTGCCACTCAGCTTATCGGATTCAGTAA